The sequence GATCCTATGACAGACCAAACAGAATGCACATCCGGTTTATGCCCTGACGGGGCAACCGGCGTACTGGTCCTTGCCGACGGCACGATATGGTGGGGGCATGGTCTCGGACGTGAAGGAAACACAACAGGAGAAGTTGTTTTCTGTACCGGAATGACCGGTTACCAAGAAACCCTGACAGACCCCTCCTTTGCCGGGCAGATTATAACTTTTACATTTCCGCATATCGGCAATACAGGCACCAACCCGGACGATCACGAAGCGGAACACCCGTTTGCCCGTGGCTGTATACTGCGCGCACCCGTTGGCATCGACTCCAGCTGGCGTACAACGACCAATCTGCCTGAATGGATGCGCCGAAACAGCGTAGTGTGCGTCACCGGCATCGACACGCGCGCCCTAACCATACGACTGCGCGACCACGGCACGATGGCCGGCGTTGTTGCCCATGCTCCGAACGGTATCTTCAACCTTGATCATCTCCTGCACCAAGCACGGATGCATCCCTCGCCAGACGGGCTGGACTTGGCTACACGCGTATCATGCCAGCAACCATGGGAATGGCCGGATACACAATCCAGAGATCGACCATGGCATGTTATCGCCATCGACTTCGGCATCAAGCACAATATCCTACGGTGCCTAGCTACCGAAGGATGCCGTATCACTATCGTACCGTCCCACACGACGGCTAGGGAGATTCTGGACCTTGCCCCTGATGGCGTGTTCCTGTCGAATGGACCGGGCGACCCTGCGGCCACCGGCCACTCTGTGATCCCCGAAGTGAAAAAGATCCTGTCCACCGGGCTTCCCGTCTTTGGCATTTGCCTCGGCCATCAGATCCTTGCCTTGGCCTTGGGGGCAAAGACTTCGCGCATGATGCGAGGACACCGGGGATCGAACCAGCCGGTCAAGTGTCTGGCGACGGGGCGCATCACGATCACCAGCCAGAACCACGGCTTTGCCATCGACCCCGACAGCCTTCCCAATAATGTTGTTGTCACACACACATCTCTCTTCGATGGCTCGATCGAGGGAATTGCGCTACAGGGCCGTCCTGTTTTTTCCGTGCAATATCATCCGGAATCCAGCCCAGGCCCCAAGGATTCTCGTTCCTTGTTCCGTGATTTTGTCGGCCTGATGCAACAACATCGGCATTCCAGCGCGCCTCGACGATACGCAACCGCCTTTCCCTGAGCGGCTGCACAGCCACCCAATCCTACCCAGTCCAGATTGATTGTCCCGTGCCCTGTCGGAAGGAACCCCTAGGCATGCCCAAACGCACAGACATCCACTCCATTCTGATTATCGGTGCAGGCCCGATTGTTATCGGACAAGCCTGTGAGTTTGACTATTCGGGCGCCCAGGCCTGCAAGGCCCTGCGTGAGGAGGGATACCGGGTTATCCTGGTCAACTCCAACCCGGCCACTATCATGACAGACCCCGATATGGCCGATGCCACCTATATCGAACCGATCACTCCCGCTGTTGTGGCGCAGATTATTGACCGGGAAAAACCGGATGCCCTGCTGCCAACCATGGGGGGACAAACAGCCTTGAACTGCGCGCTTGCCCTAGCTGATAACGGGACCCTAGAGCGCCATGGCGTCATCATGATCGGGGCCTGCCGCGAAGCCATCCGCAAGGCAGAAGATCGGCAGCTGTTCCGTGAGGCCATGGACCGCATCGGCCTTGAAAGCCCGCGCTCGCGGATGGTGCGCAGCCTGGATGAGGCCCATGAGGCCCTTGATTTCATAGGGCTTCCAGCCATCGTTCGACCCTCTTTCACACTAGGCGGACAAGGCGGTGGAATAGCGACAACCAGGGAAGAATTCGGTCATATCTGCACGCAGGGCCTAGACGCCTCCCCTGTCCACGAAATTCTGGTCGAGGAATCTGTTCTGGGGTGGAAAGAATATGAAATGGAGGTGGTTCGTGATCGGGCAGACAACGGAATTATCGTCTGCTCTATCGAAAACATTGACCCCATGGGCATCCACACCGGGGACTCTGTGACGGTCGCACCCGCACTGACACTGACAGACAAAGAGTACCAGACCATGCGGGATGCATCCTTGGCGGTCCTGAGGGAAATCGGGGTCGAAACAGGCGGGTCCAATGTCCAGTTTGCGGTCAACCCGGACGACGGACGCTTGGTGGTCATTGAAATGAACCCCCGGGTCTCGCGCTCATCTGCCCTTGCATCAAAAGCAACGGGCTTCCCGATCGCACGCATCGCCGCCAAACTGGCTGTGGGCTACACGCTGGATGAACTGGACAACGCGATAACCGCCGGGCAAACGCCAGCGAGCTTTGAGCCTGTCATTGACTATATCGTCACCAAGATACCTCGGTTTACCTTCGAAAAGTTCCCCGATACCGATGCCCGTCTGGGCACCTCGATGAAGTCGGTCGGCGAGGTTATGGCCATCGGACGTACCTTCACCGAATCACTTCAAAAAGCCCTTCAATCCTTGGATACGGGACTAACCGGGCTGGATGACATCGACATCACGGTGAATCCTGACGAGACCCGACATGACGCCATGGTAAGGGTTCTGAAAACAACAAGCCCAAACCGAATCCGTTTTGTTGCACAGGCTTTCCGCGAAGGCATGACCATGGAAACCGTGCATGAAGCCTGCCGCATTGATCGGTGGTTTCTGGATCAGATCGCTCACCTAGTCCACATGGAAACCCATGTCCGCCAACAGGGAATTCCTACAGACCGATACGGGGTGCTTGCCCTTAAAAAGATGGGCTTCTCCGATGCAAGGCTGGCCCACCTGAATGGACAAACAGAAGAAGAGGTAACTGCTTTACGCCATACCCTGGGCCTTCACCCGGTCTACAAGCGCATAGACAGCTGCGCAGCGGAATTTTCATCGCCAACGGCCTACTTGTACGCCTGCTACGAAGGCGATGGCGTAAGTGCCGCAGACTGCGAAGCAAAACCATCAACACGTGAGAAGATCATCATCCTGGGCGGGGGACCAAACCGTATCGGGCAAGGCATAGAATTTGATTGCTGCTGCGTCCACGCAGCCTTCAGCCTTTCCGAGGCCGGCTATGAAACCATTATGGTCAATTGTAACCCTGAAACGGTCTCAACTGATCCAGACACGTCAGATCGCCTATACTTTGAACCCCTGACCGCCGAATCTGTCATTGAGTTAATCCGGGTTGAACAACGCAGGGGCCACGTCAAAGGGGTTATCGTGCAATTCGGCGGACAAACCCCGCTAAAACTGGCCAGCGCCCTGCAACAGGCCAATATTCCTGTTCTGGGTACGTCTCCCGCTGCAATAGATCGGGCTGAAGACCGCCAACAATTCCAATCTGTGCTGCAAAAATTGGGGCTCCGCCAGCCACCCAACGCAATAGCACGAACCCCGGACGAGGTTCTGGAGCAGGCAATGATCCTTGGGTATCCCTTGGTCGTACGCCCATCCTTTGTACTGGGAGGACGGGCCATGGAAATTGTCCATGGCGAAGCTTCACTCCGCGCATGGCTGGCCAAAGTCTGTGCTGGACAGAGCGAAGGACAGAGCGCCATTACCATTTCTTCCGACATGCCGATCCTGCTGGACCAGTATTTACGAGGCGCAACTGAGGTGGATGTTGATGCCATACGGGACTCAAGCGGGGCCGTGTTTATCGCCGGCATCATGGAGCATATTGAAGAAGCAGGCATTCATTCCGGAGACTCCGCCTGTTCCCTGCCACCACATTCCCTTCAGGCACCCATGATACAGGAGCTGGAACGACAAACCACCCTTCTTGCCACCGAGCTGGATGTCCAGGGGCTTATAAACATTCAGTTTGCTATTCAGGGAATGGACGTCTACGTCTTGGAAGCAAACCCGCGCGCAAGCCGTACGGTACCCTTTGTATCCAAGGCCACCGGCAATCCCGTTGCCCGCATAGCAGCACGGGTTATGGCCGGTGAGAACCTGCATGCCTTCAAGCTGCGTACCACAACCCCGGACCACGTCGCGGTCAAGGAATCCGTGTTCCCATTCGCCCGCTTCCCCGGTACCGACATACTGCTGGGGCCGGAAATGAAATCAACAGGTGAAGTCATGGGTATAGCCAAAAGCTTCGGGCATGCCTTTGCCAAAAGCCAAATGGCAGCCGGGCTCCCACTCCCCCTTCAGGGAACCATATTCTTGTCTGTACGCGACTCGGATAAAACTGAAGCCCTTGATATTGCAAAATCTTTCTTTTCAATGGGATTTAATATTCTGGCAACAGGCGGAACAGCTACTTTTCTGAAAAAGGGAGGCGTTCCCGCAACCGCCATCAACAAAGTACGGGAAGGCCAGCCTCACTGTGTGGACGCCATATTGTGCGGTTCCGTTGATATGGTTATCAATACGGCCGAAGGCATAAACAGCATACGCGACAGCCTAGATATCCGCAGCGCAGCTTTAACGAAATCAGTGACCCACTACACAACCATGGCAGGGGCAAGTGCCGCGGCGCAGGCCATAAGAAGCCTACAGAACAAGGAACCGGGGATAACCCCCTTGCAACACTATTCTGTTCCGGAAGTACAAAACAGGGTATATTCTCCTGCTTGATCCGATTCGATGCCCCGGGGCTATGCTGCGCAGCCCCGGGTCGCTTCTTGGTGTTGCGCGCAGCCGGTCGCCTTCGCGACAAATAAGCAAGTGTAAGGACGTACCCGGATATGGAAAAGATCCCCATGACCGCACAGGGCATGAAGGCCCTGGAAGATGAGCTGCGTATGCTGAAAAGCCAAGAACGCCCCGCGGTCATCAAAGCTATTGCCGAGGCCCGTGAACACGGCGATCTATCAGAGAATGCTGAATACCACGCCGCACGGGAACGCCAGAGCTTTATTGAAGGGCGCATTGCGGAATTGGAGGACGTTCTGTCCCGCGCTGACGTTATTGATGTCAGCAAACTGTCTGGATCAACCATCCGATTCGGGGCAACGGTTACGCTGGCAGATGAAGATACAGACGGCGAAGTGACCTATCAAATTGTTGGTCCTCACGAAGCCGATCTGGAGAAAGGGCGGATTTCAATAGCCTCTCCCTTGGCCCGAGCCTTGATTGGCAAGGTCATGGGTGACACGGCTGAAGTATCTGCACCAGGCGGATTCCGCTCCTATGAAGTTGTAAACGTTCGTTTTTCCTGAGTAAAACCTGAGACTCCGGGCAATCCTAAAAGTGATTGCCCGGAGCACGATAAAACCTGAAACGCAGAAACACGCGAAGGCGCTGTGATTACACGCCTCTGCCCCTGTACTCATATATGGGCATTACCTCAGACCAAAGAACAACGGTGTCTGAGAAGACTCATCTTGCGCTCCCGAACTGCGCGATCTGGCCGATACAGTTAGAATTGGCAGCCTTTCCCTTAAAGAAGGCTCAAGCCGGGTATAGCCTGTACATCTGCAACAACAGACTGAAACCCCCATAATGTCACATCAGAACAAACCTCTGCTGCCTCTTATTATTGGAGCCATAGGCGTTGTCTTCGGTGACATTGGAACAAGTCCTCTTTACGCGTTCAAAGAATCCCTATCCCCCGAACATGGGGTTGTTGTGGATCACATTCACATACTTGGCGTTCTATCACTCATATTCTGGACCATCTTGGTTGTTGTGTCCGTCAAGTACGTCATTTACGTCATGAGCACAGACAACCGTGGCGAGGGCGGTAGCTTGGCGCTTCTGGCACGCCTGCATAATGTCCTAGATCAGGATGGGCGCGCCTTCTCTGCCGTCACGGGATTGGGAATCCTAGCGGCCGCCCTCTTTTATGGCGACAGTATTATCACCCCTGCTGTTTCGGTCCTATCCGCTGTCGAAGGGTTACATATCGCAGCACCAGCACTGAGTGAATTTGTCATACCCATCACCGTCAGCATCCTTTTGTGCTTGTTCTTGATCCAGCGGTTTGGCACAGCAATGGTTGGCAAGATCTTCGGTCCCGTGTGCCTGATATGGTTCCTGGTTATCGGCTTTCTGGGCCTACGGAGTATCATCGGCACACCGTCCATTTTGGCCGCCCTAAGCCCTCACTACGGATGGTTCTTCATTTTTACGGAACCGGGAATTTCTGTTTCCGTTCTTGGAGCTGTTGTTCTGTCTGTTACGGGGGCCGAGGCCCTGTATGCCGATATGGGCCACTTTGGCCGCAAGGCTATACGAACAGGCTGGTATACCCTTGTCATGCCATGCTTGCTTTTGAACTACTTTGGTCAGGGGGCCCTTCTGCTGCGTTCCCCCGAGGCAGCGGAAAATCCATTCTTCCTCCTCGCACCACAATCGATGATTCTTCCCTTGGTGATCTTGGCAACGCTGGCCACCATCATTGCATCACAGGCTGTTATATCGGGCGCATTTTCCCTGACCCGGCAAGCGATCCAACTTGGGTACTTGCCGAGAATGACCATTATTCATACGTCCGGTCAGGAAATGGGGCAGATCTACATGCCAACAGTGAATACATGCCTTATGATTTCATGCATTGCTCTTGTTCTCAGCTTCAAAACATCAAGCAATCTTGCAGCAGCCTATGGGGTAGCTGTAACCGGGAATATGGTTATCACTGCCCTGATGATGGCTTTGGCCATGAAAATTCTGTGGGGTTGGAGCCGAAACAAGATTTTCGTGATTTGCGGCATTTTCCTAGGCACAGACCTGATGTTTTTCCTGAGCTGTGCCATCAAGATCCCTGATGGAGGCTGGGTACCTGTAACCGTGGCGGCAATTATTGTTGTCATTTTGATGACCTGGAAAGCAGGACGAGCACTTCTTTTGCAACAGCTACAGAATGTGTCCCGGCCAGAGTCCGAATTCAGTGAGCTGACAGGAAATAATGTCGCGAAAGTACCGGGAACAGCCGTTTTCCTCACCAGTATCCGCTCTGGCTTGCCTCTCGCCTTGCTACACAATCTGCGCCATAACAAGGTCGTACACGAACGCGTTATCCTGCTCAGCGCCGTTACAGCGGAAACCCCTCTTGTTTCTGATGACAACCGGCTTGAATCCAAGGAGATTGCCCCGGGTCTACAGCGTATTATCCTGCACTATGGATTTATGGAAACGCCAAATATACCAAGAACATTGGCGCACATTTCATCAGAAAAATTAGGGTTCTTCTACGAACCACAGGGGATTTCGTGGTTCCTGTCACGCGAAACTGTCATTGAAAGTAAAAATCCTGGCATGGCACCGTGGCGGATTGCCTTGTTTATCGCCATGGCACGAAGCGCCACAGACACCATGCGGTATTTCCGCTTACCCCCCAACCGACTGATCGAGCTTGGCACCCAAGTAGAGATCTGAGCGCGGCTTGCGATCGCTATCAATCTCGATCGGCACACCGGGCCTGTACTTGCCTGTGCGAATCGCGAGAGCGCTCTTGACATGCGTCACATGGGGCGCAACGGTTAGCTGTGTCGTCAGGAAACGCTGATAATCGTCCCAGTCTTGGGCAACAATTTTAAGGATAAAGTCGGTCTCACCGGCAAGCATATGGCATTCCCGCACATTATCCCAACTGGCAACCAGATTCTCGAAAGCACGCAGGTCGGCCTCAGCTTGGCTATCCAAGCCAACATGCGCAAAAGCTGTTACATTGTATCCAAGCACTTTGGGATCTACTGCTGCATGGTAGCCGTGTATACAACCGGATTCCTCCAGGGCACGGACACGCCGCAAACAGGGCGGGGCGGAAATCCCGGCCCTGTTGGCCAACTCGACATTCGTCATACGACCATTCTCCTGAAGGTCATGAAGAATATGCCTGTCTGTCCGATCCAGCTTTACACGCTGCATCTGTAGCTTCCTCTCAAAGCGTCAGGGACAAACCAACTGTCCCAATACGCAAGGAAATTACCGTAAAGAGTACCGAACTCTCAAGATCAATACGCAGATACTAAAAGAGGAATCGCATCTATAGGCATTACCATTAATTGATATCCCCCATAAGATGTATGCCCTGTGCCGTTTTTAGATTAATTCCAGACTTGCGAAAAAGCATACACTCCCCTATGGTTATGGGCTTCAGGGACTAGACTCCTCACTCACCAGAACGCTATCCAGC comes from Haematospirillum jordaniae and encodes:
- the carA gene encoding glutamine-hydrolyzing carbamoyl-phosphate synthase small subunit; translated protein: MTDQTECTSGLCPDGATGVLVLADGTIWWGHGLGREGNTTGEVVFCTGMTGYQETLTDPSFAGQIITFTFPHIGNTGTNPDDHEAEHPFARGCILRAPVGIDSSWRTTTNLPEWMRRNSVVCVTGIDTRALTIRLRDHGTMAGVVAHAPNGIFNLDHLLHQARMHPSPDGLDLATRVSCQQPWEWPDTQSRDRPWHVIAIDFGIKHNILRCLATEGCRITIVPSHTTAREILDLAPDGVFLSNGPGDPAATGHSVIPEVKKILSTGLPVFGICLGHQILALALGAKTSRMMRGHRGSNQPVKCLATGRITITSQNHGFAIDPDSLPNNVVVTHTSLFDGSIEGIALQGRPVFSVQYHPESSPGPKDSRSLFRDFVGLMQQHRHSSAPRRYATAFP
- the carB gene encoding carbamoyl-phosphate synthase large subunit; amino-acid sequence: MPKRTDIHSILIIGAGPIVIGQACEFDYSGAQACKALREEGYRVILVNSNPATIMTDPDMADATYIEPITPAVVAQIIDREKPDALLPTMGGQTALNCALALADNGTLERHGVIMIGACREAIRKAEDRQLFREAMDRIGLESPRSRMVRSLDEAHEALDFIGLPAIVRPSFTLGGQGGGIATTREEFGHICTQGLDASPVHEILVEESVLGWKEYEMEVVRDRADNGIIVCSIENIDPMGIHTGDSVTVAPALTLTDKEYQTMRDASLAVLREIGVETGGSNVQFAVNPDDGRLVVIEMNPRVSRSSALASKATGFPIARIAAKLAVGYTLDELDNAITAGQTPASFEPVIDYIVTKIPRFTFEKFPDTDARLGTSMKSVGEVMAIGRTFTESLQKALQSLDTGLTGLDDIDITVNPDETRHDAMVRVLKTTSPNRIRFVAQAFREGMTMETVHEACRIDRWFLDQIAHLVHMETHVRQQGIPTDRYGVLALKKMGFSDARLAHLNGQTEEEVTALRHTLGLHPVYKRIDSCAAEFSSPTAYLYACYEGDGVSAADCEAKPSTREKIIILGGGPNRIGQGIEFDCCCVHAAFSLSEAGYETIMVNCNPETVSTDPDTSDRLYFEPLTAESVIELIRVEQRRGHVKGVIVQFGGQTPLKLASALQQANIPVLGTSPAAIDRAEDRQQFQSVLQKLGLRQPPNAIARTPDEVLEQAMILGYPLVVRPSFVLGGRAMEIVHGEASLRAWLAKVCAGQSEGQSAITISSDMPILLDQYLRGATEVDVDAIRDSSGAVFIAGIMEHIEEAGIHSGDSACSLPPHSLQAPMIQELERQTTLLATELDVQGLINIQFAIQGMDVYVLEANPRASRTVPFVSKATGNPVARIAARVMAGENLHAFKLRTTTPDHVAVKESVFPFARFPGTDILLGPEMKSTGEVMGIAKSFGHAFAKSQMAAGLPLPLQGTIFLSVRDSDKTEALDIAKSFFSMGFNILATGGTATFLKKGGVPATAINKVREGQPHCVDAILCGSVDMVINTAEGINSIRDSLDIRSAALTKSVTHYTTMAGASAAAQAIRSLQNKEPGITPLQHYSVPEVQNRVYSPA
- the greA gene encoding transcription elongation factor GreA, coding for MEKIPMTAQGMKALEDELRMLKSQERPAVIKAIAEAREHGDLSENAEYHAARERQSFIEGRIAELEDVLSRADVIDVSKLSGSTIRFGATVTLADEDTDGEVTYQIVGPHEADLEKGRISIASPLARALIGKVMGDTAEVSAPGGFRSYEVVNVRFS
- a CDS encoding potassium transporter Kup, which encodes MSHQNKPLLPLIIGAIGVVFGDIGTSPLYAFKESLSPEHGVVVDHIHILGVLSLIFWTILVVVSVKYVIYVMSTDNRGEGGSLALLARLHNVLDQDGRAFSAVTGLGILAAALFYGDSIITPAVSVLSAVEGLHIAAPALSEFVIPITVSILLCLFLIQRFGTAMVGKIFGPVCLIWFLVIGFLGLRSIIGTPSILAALSPHYGWFFIFTEPGISVSVLGAVVLSVTGAEALYADMGHFGRKAIRTGWYTLVMPCLLLNYFGQGALLLRSPEAAENPFFLLAPQSMILPLVILATLATIIASQAVISGAFSLTRQAIQLGYLPRMTIIHTSGQEMGQIYMPTVNTCLMISCIALVLSFKTSSNLAAAYGVAVTGNMVITALMMALAMKILWGWSRNKIFVICGIFLGTDLMFFLSCAIKIPDGGWVPVTVAAIIVVILMTWKAGRALLLQQLQNVSRPESEFSELTGNNVAKVPGTAVFLTSIRSGLPLALLHNLRHNKVVHERVILLSAVTAETPLVSDDNRLESKEIAPGLQRIILHYGFMETPNIPRTLAHISSEKLGFFYEPQGISWFLSRETVIESKNPGMAPWRIALFIAMARSATDTMRYFRLPPNRLIELGTQVEI
- a CDS encoding Lrp/AsnC family transcriptional regulator, encoding MQRVKLDRTDRHILHDLQENGRMTNVELANRAGISAPPCLRRVRALEESGCIHGYHAAVDPKVLGYNVTAFAHVGLDSQAEADLRAFENLVASWDNVRECHMLAGETDFILKIVAQDWDDYQRFLTTQLTVAPHVTHVKSALAIRTGKYRPGVPIEIDSDRKPRSDLYLGAKLDQSVGG